A single window of Pirellulales bacterium DNA harbors:
- a CDS encoding signal recognition particle protein yields the protein IVSLVEQAQEKFDQDEMARQEERLRKGEFTLDDFRRMMGQLGKLGPLQKVMGLIPGMGALKDMMGDVDAEGDMRRLRGIIDSMTPDERRNPSRIIDASRRRRIAAGAGVDPAEISQLVKQFDVMADVMKRMSGLGMRERMREVQQLQKQGLFDPGGMLTKKKVGTGKRLTSDERNKLRKQREKEARKRTREQKKRR from the coding sequence ACATCGTCTCGTTGGTCGAGCAGGCCCAAGAAAAGTTCGACCAGGACGAGATGGCCCGTCAGGAAGAGCGGCTGCGCAAAGGCGAGTTTACGCTCGACGATTTCCGCCGCATGATGGGGCAACTCGGCAAGCTCGGCCCGCTCCAAAAGGTCATGGGTTTGATTCCGGGTATGGGCGCCCTGAAAGACATGATGGGCGACGTCGACGCCGAGGGCGACATGCGTCGGCTGCGGGGGATCATCGACTCGATGACGCCCGACGAGCGGCGGAACCCGTCGCGGATCATCGACGCCAGCCGGCGACGACGGATTGCGGCGGGCGCCGGCGTCGATCCGGCCGAGATCAGCCAGCTCGTGAAACAGTTCGACGTCATGGCCGACGTCATGAAGCGGATGTCGGGCCTGGGCATGCGCGAACGCATGCGCGAAGTGCAACAGTTGCAGAAGCAGGGGCTGTTCGATCCGGGCGGCATGTTGACCAAGAAAAAGGTGGGCACCGGCAAGCGTCTGACGAGCGATGAGCGAAACAAGCTTCGCAAGCAGCGCGAAAAAGAGGCCCGCAAGCGCACGCGGGAGCAGAAGAAAAGAAGATAG